One window from the genome of Osmerus eperlanus chromosome 1, fOsmEpe2.1, whole genome shotgun sequence encodes:
- the fkbp11 gene encoding peptidyl-prolyl cis-trans isomerase FKBP11: protein MKARTVFFLVLLDAIVFVGAQDGETEQNVVEELLVETLVKPETCSVLSEMGDTLQIHYTGKLMDGKVIDSSLSRDPLVVELGKRTVIPGLEQSLVGVCEGQKVKATIPAHLAYGKRGYPPTIPGDATLEFEVEVVSLTQQTPWQKMVNDVFPLVCLGLVPTLLGLVGLYLYNKAKAPRPSKKKAKDKKSKKK, encoded by the exons ATGAAAGCAAGGACTGTATTTTTTCTAGTCTTGCTCGATGCAATAGTTTTTGTTGGGGCACAGGACGGCGAAACTGAACAGAATGTTGTGGAAGAATTATTGGTGGAGACCTTG GTGAAACCCGAAACATGTTCTGTGTTGTCAGAAATGGGAGATACGCTTCAAATCCACTACACG GGTAAACTGATGGATGGCAAAGTGATAGACTCATCACTGTCCCGGGACCCCCTTGTTGTTGAGTTAGGGAAGAGGACTGTCATCCCTG GTTTGGAGCAGAGCCTGGTGGGCGTTTGTGAAGG ACAAAAAGTCAAGGCCACTATTCCAGCTCATCTTGCCTATGGAAAAAGAGGATACCCTCCCACTATACCTG GTGATGCTACACTAGAATTTGAGGTGGAGGTAGTCTCCTTGACCCAGCAAACTCCATGGCAGAAAATGGTGAATGATGTGTTCCCCCTGGTGTGTCTGGGCCTGGTGCCTACACTGCTAGGCTTGGTGGGGCTTTACCTCTATAACAAGGCCAAAGCCCCGCGACCCAGCAAGAAGAAAGCCAAGGACAAGAAGAGCAAGAAGAAATGA
- the ccdc65 gene encoding dynein regulatory complex subunit 2 — MPKKGAKKGGGKQAGMTEEEKLLYMQQRAQAEEEMAKRKEDMLTQFLKDKLQKEERNSAVNLYKLTQQWRAVLRQTRATELRSDIAVLSQTFERVLDRKDSVIQCLVCDLSEAERQSAQALRSHLQCVDRLLALQKGRLASLEQQWNSGLNELGSEFNSERENILSQHQQEFAYLEDVIFAMEQHYTEVDNEARQDYHSTRDVIKNRNIEEKHALRIQLEGTVENLWCQFQQALRSYNEATEDRHIAFESLRTRDQRSAQEIDTQMRRLQKMQDFISMLRSRLSSSQKDSEVAAQRLRATREEVTLQSRHLKAQLSRARTAERSQLANLTIHSNAAAKKLKGIIVKGEKLLRLAEMCRKLETEHEKVLPFYTSSLTTEEQNQARAHAMETPHGELAKAMQNYSDLELFWHRYNKVLLERLCLEREKDVMTQENEHLRVLLRQYLDGISVSDEILRHRNPLLMVSRPTLIANLSKDGQRKRHTVIEASHVVQRIL; from the exons ATGCCCAAGAAGGGAGCAAAAAAAGGAGGTGGCAAGCAGGCAGGgatgacagaggaggagaagcttCTATATATGCAGCAGAGGGCACaagcagaggaagagatggcTAAAAGGAAAGAGGACATGCTCACTCAGTTCCTCAAG GATAAGCTGCAGAAGGAAGAGCGGAATAGTGCAGTAAACCTTTACAAGCTGACACAGCAATGGAGGGCAGTTCTTCGTCAGACACGAGCAACTGAACTGCGTAGCGACATTGCTGTGCTTAGCCAAACCTTTGAGAGGGTGCTAGATCGAAAGGACAGCGTCATCCAG TGCTTGGTGTGTGACctgagtgaggcagagaggcagtcagCCCAGGCCCTGCGCTcccacctgcagtgtgtggatCGGCTGCTGGCCTTACAGAAGGGCAGATTGGCTTCACTAGAGCAGCAATGGAACAGTGGCTTGAATGAGCTGGGCTCTGAGTTCAACTCTGAGAG AGAGAATATCCTGTCCCAGCACCAGCAGGAGTTTGCCTACCTGGAGGATGTTATCTTTGCTATGGAGCAACATTACACTGAGGTGGACAATGAAGCCCGACAAGATTATCATAGCACCAGAGATGTCATCAAAAATAGA AATATTGAGGAGAAGCATGCCTTGCGGATCCAGCTGGAGGGAACAGTGGAGAACCTTTGGTGTCAGTTCCAGCAGGCCCTCCGCAGCTACAATGAGGCCACAGAGGATCGTCATATTGCCTTTGAGTCGCTTCGCACCCGTGACCAGCGAAGTGCCCAGGAGATCGACACACAGATGAGAAGGCTTCAAAAGATGCAG GACTTTATCTCCATGCTGCGCTCCAGGCTAAGCTCCTCCCAGAAAGACAGTGAGGTGGCTGCACAGCGGCTCAGGGCCACCCGGGAAGAGGTCACTCTGCAATCCCGCCATCTCAAGGCCCAACTGAGTCGTGCTCGCACAGCCGAGAGGAGCCAACTTGCCAACCTCACCATCCACAGCAATGCTGCGGCCAAGAAACTGAAGGGCATCATAGTTAAG GGGGAGAAGCTGCTGCGTCTGGCAGAGATGTGTCGGAAGCTGGAGACGGAACATGAAAAAGTCCTTCCTTTCTACACCTCCTCTCTTACCACTGAGGAGCAAAACCAGGCGAGGGCTCATGCTATGGAAACCCCCCACGGGGAGCTGGCAAAG GCAATGCAGAACTACTCTGATTTAGAGCTGTTCTGGCACCGTTACAACAAAGTTCTTCTGGAGCGTCTGTGCCTGGAGCGGGAGAAAGATGTTATGACCCAAGAAAATGAGCACCTTAGAGTTCTTCTGCGTCAGTATCTGGATGGCATATCTGTTAGTGATGAGATCCTACGACATCGCAACCCCCTGCTCATGGTCTCCAGGCCCACACTCATTGCCAATCTGTCTAAGGATGGCCAACGCAAGCGCCACACTGTTATAGAGGCATCACATGTAGTGCAGCGTATACTGTAA